The Candidatus Hydrogenedentota bacterium genome includes the window CACTGCGTGGACGGCCTACATGTTTAGTGAGCAAGCGACGACGATCTGGTTCTACCCGCTGGCCGCGCTCATTGTCCCTCACCTGGTGATTGCCTATCGACGAAGCATGGTGGGTATACGCGCGACGTGGTTGTCTTGGGCCGTCGTACTATCGCTGAGCATTGTGACGGGGCTCGCGCTCGACAAATCGATGCCCGGCCTTTGGATTGTCGTGTACATGAGTCTGTTTGCGGTCATGTACCTTTCCGGAACATGGGCGTCGGAGAATTCGGGGCGATTCTGGCGAAACCCTTACCGCACGGTGGGCGCCGCAGGCATCGTTGTCCTGGCGTTCATGTTCAGTTACGAATGGCCGTGGGACGAGATCGGCTGGAAGTACTACCGCACTTCGTACGATAGCGGAAGCTGGCGCGCGATCCCCGACTACGTGCTCGTAACGTCCCTCTTCATTCTCGCCATGTTACTCCTCGTACGCACGCTATACCGCGGCGATCGCGGTGCTGCCCCGCTGGGCGCCGCGCCGGTGTTGGCGCTAATTGCATATCTGGTGGGTGCGGGCGATCCGGAAAGTCCCATTCCTCCGCTGCTGTTCAATCTCTACGTGCTCGCGGCGGGGGTCGGTGTGACCGCAAACGGCCTGCGAACCGGCCACCTCGGTATCGTGAACGGCGGACTCGCCATTCTCTCCGGGTGGATCATTGCGCGCTTCGTCGACGCAGACATGGGCTTCGTAGCGCGAGGTCTCGCGTTCATCACACTGGGATCCGCATTCCTCATTACCAATCTCGTGCTGATGCGGCGCAGGAGGAAACAGGCATGATGCGGCCGCTAAAACTCGTACTGTTTGGGGCCATGGCCCTGGCGCAACTTGCCGTCCCTACATGGATGATCGTGGGCCGGGAATGGGCGTTGCGCAACGGAACCACATTCAAATTTCTCACCGCTCCCATCGATCCCTACGATGCATTTCGTGGTCGTTACGTCGCGTTGGCGTTCGACGCCTATCACGTCCCGGTCGACAGCCTCGACGGATGGTTTTCCGGCGACATCGCGTACGTGACCGTTGAAGAGGGACCGGACGGCTATGCGCGTCTAGCCTCCGCCAGCAAGACGCCGCCCGCCACGCCGAACTACATCAAAACAACCATGAGCTACCCCATGCCGGCGGACTCGAATTCCGTTACCCCGAACACAAACGAGATTTGCGTCGAACTGCCCTTCGATCGCTTCTACATGGAGGAGACGCTTGCTCCCAAGGCCGAGCAGGCCTACCGCGAGCACAGTACCCGAACTACTCATGACTGCTACGCGGCCGTCCGCATCTACAATGGCCAGGCAGCCATCGAAAACCTCTACATCGTGGGCAAACCCATCGGCGAATATCTCATCCAGGAGTGAGGCCGCTTTTCGGACGGTCCGAGTTCCCCCCCTCGCGACAGCGCTATGAAGTGGTCGTAGCCCTTACCAGAAACGCCTCCATCGCTTTCCGATCTTTCACATCCACCGGCGGTGTCGTCCGCGTAATTAGACCCAGTGCGCTGGCTTCAAACGCGATGACTTTTTCC containing:
- a CDS encoding DUF2157 domain-containing protein, whose protein sequence is YGNADEESRVPLALVVCSVLGAVLIGLGIILVLAHNWDEMSRSTRTVISFAPLLIGQALAAVALIRKPGSVAWAEGAGAFLALAIGSSIALVGQTYHLPGDLGSFTLTWLLLGLPIVYVLNASVPAIFYMAGTTAWTAYMFSEQATTIWFYPLAALIVPHLVIAYRRSMVGIRATWLSWAVVLSLSIVTGLALDKSMPGLWIVVYMSLFAVMYLSGTWASENSGRFWRNPYRTVGAAGIVVLAFMFSYEWPWDEIGWKYYRTSYDSGSWRAIPDYVLVTSLFILAMLLLVRTLYRGDRGAAPLGAAPVLALIAYLVGAGDPESPIPPLLFNLYVLAAGVGVTANGLRTGHLGIVNGGLAILSGWIIARFVDADMGFVARGLAFITLGSAFLITNLVLMRRRRKQA
- a CDS encoding GDYXXLXY domain-containing protein, whose amino-acid sequence is MMRPLKLVLFGAMALAQLAVPTWMIVGREWALRNGTTFKFLTAPIDPYDAFRGRYVALAFDAYHVPVDSLDGWFSGDIAYVTVEEGPDGYARLASASKTPPATPNYIKTTMSYPMPADSNSVTPNTNEICVELPFDRFYMEETLAPKAEQAYREHSTRTTHDCYAAVRIYNGQAAIENLYIVGKPIGEYLIQE